The nucleotide sequence TCTGCAGATGCCTCATCCCCCACATCCCGACACCCAGACCTGATTTCAGCCATTTTGGCTCTTCTCTATCCGAATACCATCCATACTTCACGCCCACTCAACATGCACCCATTACCCACCAGTGGACGTGTCGAGAGCGCATGTCGAGTTGGCGTACGTGTCGGCATATGTCAGGGAGGGAGTGGGCGTAGAAGGAAGACTGAATGGGAATGAGAGTAGGCATGTTTTGAAGTTTCCATTGTGTTCTTTCGAGGAAAAAGTCTAGGCGGAATAAGAGGAGCTTTGGTCTTCGGAATGAGGACGTATGAATTTGGAGGAATTTTTGGTATGTTTCCTCTGGGACTTGCATTCGTTATGTCATCTTTTTAGTTCCTTTTGGCCCCCTTTCGGGTGTGTGATtaggcccttttttttttcttttcttttcttttttttttccaaaaaaaatggtaataattttttaattaaccaattaaaGGCAAACCTGTTATGTTtttacttacaaaataattcttttttttttacataaatatcttacataattttaattatttacatataaatcttaaaagaaaatcttatttttattaaaaaataatatttttttttgttaaaaataaattaaaaaatagagagtaaagatttccaaatttggatatattcttttaatcaaataattaattatttttcataatttcaggttttttttaatgcctttttcttctttttttctttttgtgaggaaggttgaCATGCATTAGAAGGAACTTTATcgattttcaaaacaatttttttttttaatgaatgttttaaaattttcataagtgGGTTGAAGAAGTTATACGATGACatcatttcaaaaaattcttGGATTTGTTTTATCAAAGTGAACCATAATGGTCAAATGAGTGATCAATGATTAAAATGTAACTTATgaagataaagataaatatcaattcctttctttaaaAGCCCAATTTCCCATAAATCTTTTTACTAAGAATacatttaacaataatttttaaaaatatttctaattttttaatacttaaaaaataaaatttttgttaaaatgattaaaaacaattcttaaaattattgtgAAATGCACTTCAATGGAGTGTTATTTaagttatataataaatatctcttataatttttgtgaaaattttaagttaattcatattttattaattattattgggaatattaaaaatatattacccAGTATCTACTTTGACATATTAAATTATCATCATGTTGGAAAAATTTTACCTAGTAATATTTGAgtaaacttatttattattacctTATTCTTTAAATAAGACATGATAATGTGTTCTATTAACTCGGGTCTATCTTGTTGTGTGGTAATATTTAATAAACCTAACTTgttaagttttattatttatgtaataCATACTAATTATGTATTTTACTTAATCATACTCCTTCATTATCATATGATATATATacaataatatgatttaaaataattgaaaatacaatgaaaagtttctatttgaagataaaaattaatgCGGTAACGCATcgtttcatgaattttgaaaaaaaataatcaaaatataaaatagttgaCAAAGAAAAgaatgctttttttttaaagataagaAATTAATGCAGTAACGtatcatatttcataaataataaaaataataatcataataaggTGAAAAATTAATGCGAATATGATTTCATAAACTATTAgcaaaatcattgaaaaaaagtaaaagtttCTATTAGAAGATAAGAAATTAATACTGTAATCCGGTCCGATTTCTTAATCAATTGAGCATTCTGTACGAGcaaatgtgttatttttttaaaagatagaGGTGCCCAAAATTATGACCAACATTTTTCTCCCCTTTGGAAGGCAAAGAATGTTGTTGAGAGGCCAAAGAATGTCCAAAAAAGTAATATAAGcaagaataattttttggatgttttcaacttttcttttactttttatattttcaaatttgaaatacttttcctcttttatttttgaaactgACTTAGAAGAAGGTGAAAAAAGCTGCACAAAATGCCAAAAATTATATACCAACCTTTCTAGTATTTAATCTCCCTTTGATGCACCATAAACCAAAAGGCCATGAaaagggttgaaagaaaaaacttttCTAGGAAGTCTCCTTCTTCCTCCCTTGGGAATCAAGGAGACTCTTTTGAGTCCTCCAATATGAGAACTCTTCGACGACCACGACGTCTTGATAGTCTTTTGTCAGATATAAGCTTAAAATCATCCATGGTTAGGCCTTATGTCCGATCCAAATTACCTAGACTTCGATGGACACCTGATCTTCACAGGTGCTTTGTGCATGCGGTCGAAAGGCTAGGAGGAGAAGACAGTAAGCTTTCTATATTTCCAAATATCAACACTATCGTTGTTATGATAATTCTAtctaagaaagaaaatccaTCACCTCTTGAAATGGTTCATTAATTTTACccgtctaattttttttttttttaaatgtcattttAATTATGAGTATCGATTTTTAGGAGCTACTCCCAAGATGATTTTACAAATCATGGATGTAAAAGGTCTTTCCATATCTCACATTAAGAGTCATCTTCAGGTTAGGAACAATCTTTCCCTTGTTAAAATTATCACTtccaagtttggggttttcttCATACACACTACATAGTTGTCTAAAAgctttattttttctaatggaCAGATGTACAGAAGCATGAAGCACGAGCAAATTGTTCAAGGTATTACATCTACATTATTAATCCATGGCCACCCTCTCCATTGTAGggtttcaatgttttaatttttatttttttttctagaactttttattttatttatttatactagaAAAATTAATACTTTAGGTATTGTTGCCAACTAAATGCTTCATATCATCCCCTTCTCTTTTATGTATCATCAATGAATgcattaaatgaataataattatttccattaattgattttaataattgtCTATTTATGAAGAATATAAATTAAGAGGCCTGTCACTGAATTAATTCTCTTCATGAAGGGTCTTATTTTACCCTTTTTCTAGTTAAAAAATTTGATGTATATTATCACTTTGaagattataattttcttattgcAGAAGCGGGTGAGGCAGCGAAGATAAATGAAGAGATGCTGGTCAACTCAGGGAGAAATTACTTGTGTCCTAATCATTATCGTGTGGAAAATGGATGGATGAATAACAATGGATTCCCATATCAAAGTCATGGAACTGGTTATATGCGAGGCCTTGCTCTCAATAATCCGACCATCCCACCACAATGGTTTGTGgattttccttctctctctctctctctctttatatttgGATGGAATTTTGTAGGGAGAAGAAGCAAGAGACTgaattttccttctctctctctctctctctctttatatttgGATGGAATTTCGTAGGGAGAAGAAGCAAGAGACTGGGGTTGGAACTAGCGTGATGGGTCATGATCAGTCACTACCATATCGACAGGAGGCAGGGAAAGGGATGCAACTGAAGCTAAGTTCTTACATAATGTTCAATGATCTTCTCAAGAGTTCCAAAGCTTCCCAAGTAAATTTCTATCTCATTCCCTGGACTCTATATATAGTTCCTTCCAAAACCCTTGATTACAAACCACATACATATTGTTTCAGGAGAGCAAAGCGAAGGGGAAGGCCTGGGCGGATGTTTTGGGGTGCAAGAGTAGTAATGGTGATTATAGATATGGAGATTCGTCCAAGGCTGCAGAGAAGAAGGCTGATGGGAATGATAAAGATGAGAATGGTATCTCTCTTGAGCTGACTCTTGGATAACATGATGACATGCATAACCACCATACTCACAATTTAGAAAGCTTGACAATAATCATCAATGGGCAGCACATATTATTGAGCTGAGTTTTGAGCTCTGTCCAGCTGATCATCTATGGggttttaatttattccaaCCAGATGGAAtgctccttttttctttttctttttcttttttctaataatttgtaTGGTTTTGGTCTGAAATGTGGAACAAATTGAAATTGGTGAACCATATGTTgttagtatatatataaatatgaaacttctcttttttatttgtctttgttATGGCTGGTTTGTGTGGATCAATTGCTCTCCCAACATACATGTGTACTGGTAGGTAAATGAAATGAATAGGCAGGAATTTCACTGCCATAACTGCATTGAAATGCCGGGATCAAAAAGGATGTGCACAGAAAGAGTTTAATGATCATATCGTTATGAGATTCAACTGGAGTCAGATTGAATCTTCACTACACCACCCAAAATGTCGGTAACTTCGACATTGTACCTTCACCGTATATGAATTGAAgatagaaattaattaatagcATGAACCCCACATCTGACAGAACCTAAGGAGGGTCTGGATTAATTCATGAAGTTTTGGTGATTATAAAGAGTTCATAAATGAAATGTTTCACAtggttgataatttttattactaAGCAGTTCCTAGCCCCATTGGAATATATAGCAAAAAAGATGGAAATTAAGCATAAGCAAAAAAGAAGGGATTCCTACATATAGAGTGTCACATCCATCAAACAGCTAAAAAGAGAATTAATTACTTTCCAAAAGTTGAATTGTGGCCATGGCAAGGTGGTCcaactttttctttcatccTGTGAAAATATGGCTGCCACTAGGCCCTTCTTGTATTCATTCATATCTCTTTCCTGCAACAACCTCGCCTACAATGTATCTAAGTGATTAATGCACCCAATTAGGGTTCATCAGTTTTACTCTTACAtcaattttatagaaaaatggTGGAGAAGAATTAATGTTGagtgaaaaattttagaaagatatTCTTAAGTACTGAAAATGCAATTGACAACCTTGAGGTGGTGGTTGATCATCGAAATGGGGTGGGTCTCCTTTTGCGTAGAGGCAGTTGGCTGTATTAACTGTCCAAGCATGGATTGTAGATGATAAGGCTGGTAAATTTAAATTCTTCTCAACTGCTTCCTTCTTCGGTTTTTAATTCTCAAACCTCTATATATTCTCTACTTCTGAATGCCACTTATCATACCAGAAAAGTTTTATCAGttgtatattttcttatatgtaCACTGATGAATACTAAGTGTGTAGCTGTTCTAGTGCTTCTTGGTGCAGTACTTATTTGCACCATTGATGCTAGGAGGCTTGTGAGGGGGAAGGGTGATCTTGTTGAGCAGAAGATATTCTTCCACAAGCTTCCTGGCTGCGGTGGCGGCATTGGGGGCGGTGGGGGtgtgggctttggtgggggcatAGGCAAAGGCGGGGGAGCTGGAtttggtggtggtggaggatttggtgggggtggtggtggaggactaggtggtggtggtggactAGGTGGTGGATCTGGTTTTGGAGGTGGAGCTGGGGGTGGGCTTGGcaaaggaggaggaggagggttTGGTGGAGGTGTTGGAGGTGGACTGCCTTGAAAGTTCACAATCTTAATTTGTCTCCAACCTATATATGATGCTAGTTTATCAATCAACATTGTGCTGAAGTTAGGAGTCTCTTGCAAGTTCTTTACTATGATGATGTTTGTTCGTTGTGTCCAGTACTGTTTGGTTCTGTTAAGTATGGGAATGTTGAAATAAATTCTTCTCTCCTATTATTCTTATATATGTGCCTTGAGTAGCAGTAGTAGGACTGAATAAATGATGAGACTAGCCATGAGAAAATGCATGAGATTATGGTGTTTGTATACATAACATGCAGTTGTGACACAATTAAGTAATGGCCGATGATGTATTGGACCCCTTCTGCTTAGCAGTTGGGTTGTTTGATTAATAAATATGGTGTTTCTTGTCATGAATCTCCTTGTAataagcttcaacaatttacCCAATCTCtacttcaaaattaattttctgtAACTGAACACTTCATTTGGATTAATTTCAAAAAGTAGCATGgaatgaaaaactaaaaaggaatttgattagtaacaaagaataaaatatgaaagaagaTGAGATATAATGAACAACAATTGCATGAAGAACCTAAGAATTGATGTTAGACGTTTCACAAACTAGCAAGCTTGGTGGAGGTGGTTGAAGGGCCTGAAAGGGTTGAATATTTGGCTAAGAAGAACAGATCATCGCTTTCTTGgcattaattttttgataaatatagaAAGGAGTAAGGGGCGCCACAGCCAATTTTTTGCTGGACAGCCAAGCAAGACCATGAGGAAGCTTAATAAATTAGGTCAATTTCTCTCTCATACATCTGATAgacataaatattttaggaaagGGTCCCAAGACATTTAATTATATGACTCttcaattttagaataaaatatttactctcCTCCTTGATGTAACAATACACAAACAATCAAAAATCAGGCTTGAGGGGCAGTGCACATGTCTATGATTCCATGTTTTCATGCCTACATCAATATGATCACTTAATACTACCTGTTGAAATTCCCACAAGTACACCATATATATGAACAGCTATTCTTAGCCACATGGAGCTAAGCTATATATATTCCCCACTTGGAgattttaaaactcaaataaaaggATCTAGAATGCTTAAGTGGGAGTGGTTAGTTAGTACCAGATGATTAGAAGGTTAATGATGTACCCAGCTCTCTGGTTAGGTTCAATGAAGgataaatgattaattttgaCAGTATTATTACGAGAAGAAACAATTTTGCTGATGCAGTTTTTGGCTTGCATTTCTTTCTCTCATATGTTGATGGTGCCTTTCTAGTTCATTGCGTGTTTGGATGAAGAGAATCTAGATAGCTTAGCAAAACATATGAATATTACAAACACAAGTGGAGAAGACAAACTCTGCCatgaaagaaatttaattaatcaaatttagttaatttcatttatatcaaaCTCAATAACCATGgtaagaagaaaattttccatttcctaCAGCAGAAAAGGAGCCATGTCCTTCTCCCGGACAAAGAAAAAGGACATTAATTGGGTCTAGCATTGATGAATACCTTAATGAAGGATATCTAATTTCTTAGATAGCTACAAGAGGCAGTAAGTGTCATGGTCCCCGCCATCCAAGTAACGGTACAGTAAATAATTCGAACCTTGATATATAGGACTTGTCTTTGTTACAGTAGGGAACGACATTGGGGCTCAAGAATCAAATAGATTAATTCATCATTCATCTCTTAGGTGGTTGGATATGGCAGGATTGCATGGTGTAAAATGTTGGATTGTAAAGTCTGAATCGGTTTTGACGCACTATATATATAGGGGATGTTAGATTTGAATAATAAGTTTGTCCTAGTATATTTTATGTcttcatattaaaaagaaaaaaaaaagtgtgtgaCTGCAATTGAAAGGAGTGACGGTTTTTACCACTATAACTTTTCATCTTCATTTGATATGGTTAATGGATTCTTTAAATATTGGTGTGTTCTATGGCCGTATATAGAAATCATATCGAAATCAGGCCTTTCATTATTTTTGCTCATGTGTGGGATTGGGTTAACACAAAACCAGAGTGCAACTGTCCTCTCTACTACTGAtgattacatataaaattttatgattagTGGGGCCTTGACAATCCAATGTGGTGGTAGGTGTGATTTGAGGGTTGGCCCCAATATTACGATACTCCATTCCACTTGCTTAGTTGGTGTGCTAATCGAAATGGTGGCATGCAGAATATTACGGGTAAGAAACGTATATATTTTGTATGCTGATAGCCATGGAAAACACCGGAACAAAGCAACAAAATAATACTAAGTAGATTGCTTTCTGAAATTAAGTGAATAGCTAGCCACATGTCATGCTAGCTGCGAATGGACATTCTGTGGTGGCTTCCACAACTCCTGAGGACCCAATTCTATAATCAGAATGACAGACCAGACTccataaatgaacaaaataagaCATGGATTTGTAGCacattttgattgtttttttgtGTAGTGTAATGGGCCTCTCCCTCCCCCCCAACTCTTGGGTATGTCATGGGTCTAGAATCATGATCACCAACTCCACCATCTCTTGTTGATTATTATTGTAAAGAATTCTCTAGTAGTTTTCGACTGTTCGCAATCATTTCGggttttgattgttttttaatggTGTTTTTGTCGGCGAAGGTTGACCAGATTATGATATTACCATGTACGTAGACTTAAGACttgtcattcatatcattgCTTATTCGTGGCTGTTTAATGTAGAACACTGTAGTATTGAACTTACGCCAGTAACTGGGAGAGATGATATGAGTGTGGTTGCGGGTTTAAATAGAAGAGGGCATGGAGAGGAGGACATGAAGCAAGTGGAGAACATGGGAACTTGTGCTAAGTTTGTGTGTAGAGCTCTTCTTCTTTTGAGCGTTGTTGTTGGGTTGAGTGATAAAGTATATGGTTatggggaggaggaggaggatgagGGCCGCTTTGGAGGCCCAAATGGCTGGAGGTTCAATGATGATTATTGCCGGGGTTGGAGGGGCTGTGAAAGTTTCTATGGCCGAGGTGGTAGAGGGGTTGGTGCAgcgggtggtggtggtggtggcggtggaggaggaggaggagatgGTGGGGGAGATGGGCATGGGGAAGGACATGGTTCTGGAGAGGGCAAGAGTGGTGATGGGGGAGGCTTTggcggtggaggtggaggtggtggtggtggtgatgcaGGTGGTGGTTCTGGTAATGGTGAAGGTTTTGGGGCTGGGATTGGTGTAGGTGGGAGTGGTGGTGGTATTGCAGGAGGAGGAGGAGcaggaggaggtggtggtggaggaggaggaggtggtgAAGGCTCCGGTCATGGAAGTGGATATGGTGCCGGTGGGGGTGGGGGTATTAAAAGCGGAACTTCTGGTGGCttcggtggtggtggtggaggaggaggaggtggtgAAGGCTCCGGTCATGGAAGTGGATATGGTGCCGGTGGGGGTGGGGGTATTAAAAGCGGAACTTCTGGTGGCttcggtggtggtggtggaggaggaggaggctCTGGAGGTGGTGGCAGCAACAACACAGATGGAGTTGGTTTTGGACATGGTAGTGGATATGGTGCAGGTGCCGGTTTTGGAGCTGGTAATGAAGGTGGATTCACAGGGAATCAAGGCTTTgcaggaggaggaggaggaggtggtggtgaaGGTGAAGGAGGTGGTGGGTATGGTTCTAGAGGAGGGTATGGACACGGGAGTGGGTTTGGTGGAGGAGCAGGTGGTAGTGACAcaggtggaggaggaggaggaggaggaggcaGCGGTGGCGGTGGCGGAGGGTCAAGTGGAGGGTCTGGCCATGGAGAGGGTTTCGGTGCAGGTGGAGGCTTTGATGCGAGTGGTAGAGGAGGAAGAGAAGCCGGGAATGGTGGGATTGGCATGGGATTTGGGATGGGCATTGGCTTCGGATTTGGAATGGGAAGCGGCGGCGGCCATGGGGTGGAAGATAGTACTGGCAATACTCACCCCTAATAAACTACCCCTCTGTCATCATCAGCATCATCagcatcatcatcatctctcATAAGTCATATATATTGTCATTTACATATATGCCTGAACCAATTCTCTCCTTCAAAATATAATGTATCAACACTCCCATTTCATATTATATCATAtgattatcattatcatttacttttatataaatgataattaattacttcattatcatttaaaaataaagtcttAATTATCAATTGAAActttaattcaaaaatgaaactttattgacaattaagatttcattttttagttgAAATCTCAATTAGCATTCGGgattttaggttaaaaaataaagtcttaATTGAAACTTCGTTTTTAAAAAGAAGACTTAATTGTCAATTgagatataaatttaaatttttttaaaaaaataattaatgatatGGTGATATGGTTCCTACCTTGCAATAAAATGACtattttgaatataagtttGATAAAGtggttaaatttatttattttcataaaaggactattttggcaaaaaaaaactcatttatttGCATTATTATTGAGTAATTATTacctaataattttaaattttaggtcAATTTGAAATACATTATTAATCATTGAGCCCTGGGTTAATTTTAGGGAACTTAAAATAtgggattatttgattaaaaaagatgaaataatataaagttaaaaaataataataattcctaccatatttgaatttaaaaagtaattgtttttaatataaatatcctttaatatttgaattatttttatataagttttagaAGAGATAACTATTTTTATAAGAGATGAATGGTATTGTCAAAATGACTCATTTTGTAGGGTCAAATATGTGAAGGGTTAGATTCGTAAAtttatagattattttatattcgtaatcaaataaccctaaaatataatctattttaagaaaaagtaaattttttaacGGAAagagtttatttttatttatagagttttttgaaattaaactcTTATTCTTAAGTTGGATTTCAAACTCAATGGGCCGAGGGCACTAAGGCCAGGCCCAACATCGTACTAGGTCAGCCCAGCCCAGCCCACAGGGACACAGAAACAAAGATGACAAACGCCTCCCTCACCCGCCCTAGAGTAATTTCACTTGCTTCCTTCTTTCTGAATCTCTCCCTCGCTGAGTCGACTCACTGAGTCAGCCCTCAGCAACCAACAATGGCGGACGTAGTGCAGTATAGGCTGGAGCGCATGGTCAACGAGCTCGATGACCTCGAGCGAAGAGGCGTCTTCAGCCGCCGGGAAATTGCCGAAATCGTGAAGCAGAGGAGGAAGTTTGAGTACAGGCTGAAGCGTCCGAGTCCGCTCAAGCAAGACTATCTGGCCTATATCGAGTACGAGAAGCAGCTGGACTCACTCCGCCGTCTCCGCAAGAAGTCGGTGGCGCGGGAAGcgaagaagaagacgaagaagtcCGTCTCTGATTTCGCCGGCGTTTCGAggattttggagatttatcaGTTGGCAGTGATGAGGTATAAGGGCGATATTGATCTGTGGTTTCGGTATCTTGAGTTTTGCCGAGAGCGGAGGAATGGCCGGATGAAGAAGGTATTGTTTGGTTTCTTAACTTTTTCTGCTCtgcttggttgctgagaaaaatatggaaaagaaaGGAGAATAATATATGGCAAATTCTTAGTCTTCATGTGTTGTAggtgaaagaagaaaagaaaaatgaattaggTAGCTCCACTAAACCAAGTTGCAACTTGGTGGTTATGCAATCCAAAATATGAACAATTTACAAGTTCGGATTTTTGTACTTTTTCCCTgcaactttttactttttacttttttttttttggtttggtttcTCAAAGTTTCTGCTGTGTTTGGTTGCTAAAAAAACGAAGGGAAAGAAATTAAGATGACATATAGCAAATTCtggttcttcatttttttcaggaaaaaaaaaaaaaaaagaattagttGGGTTCAACTAAGCCATGGGGGAGCTTTCTGGTTCCTGGAATTTTAAATATGGACAATTTGGGAgctcaaattttctaatttcctttctttccatgcATATTCTCAGCATCCAAGCTAAGCCAATTTTGGGTGCTATATCTGTGGTCTtgtttaaatatgaaatttgaagatgtttgatTCCTTTTCTTGTCTTCATTTTGTTATCAGCCAAATGGACTGGTCATTCTATTAGTATGAGAAATTTGTGTCAAATGTGTTATCTGCAATCAAATTGATATCTTCTTTTCTGATCGAATTTGGCTTTATATGAGATGTCTAATGGTGGATTAATTTTAACTCAGAAAAATGTACACTAAATTAGGCAGTAGGGTCAAAGCTTTGTGAGGTTGAACTAATTGTACCATCAGTTGGTCTTGGGGTACCTATGAAAGCTAATTTTGCTGACCATTTGATACTGTGGTTAGAATCCTTAGATTGATGGCACTACTGGATCATATTGCATTTTTCAGTAAATCCTCTCTCGGATTATTATCCAACTATATCTTTATAGAGATTGGTTTTATATGCAAAGACGGAGTATCTGTTTTCCTAGGCTTGAAATCCCAAACTTAGCTCTATATCATGCTGTTGATTATTGTCCTGTTCCTGCTTCCATTCTTGGTGTCTGCAATCTTACCCAGACCAAGTTGAATGTTGAATCAAAACATGTAAAAAATTGCAAATATCCAAACTGAATAATATCATGCTGAAGGGCATTTCTAGATTTGACACAGAGGCTTCTGGTCCAATATGTAACAAGAATGCGAAATTTGAGAATGGATTCATTTCCATCTGTTTGATTCAAATggtttgttgtttttttcttttcttttcttttttaaaattattattggaGGAATATCatagtttttctttcttcctcttgAATTTTTTGCAGGTTCTTGCTCAGGTAATTAGGTTTCATCCAAAGGTTCCAGGAGTTTGGATTTATGCTGCAGCTTGGGAGTTTGACCATAATTTAAATGCCACAGCTGCACGTGCTCTCATGCAGAGCGGGCTGAGAGTATGCCCAACTTCAGAAGATCTTTGGGTAGAGTATCTTCGGATGGAACTGACATACCTTAATAAGTTAAAAGCTAGAAAGGTGGCTCTTGGAGAAGACGAAGGAACCCTGATCAATGACCACAGAGATGCTGATGAAAAGCAGtggagagaggaaaacaaagATTTATTTATGTCCCTGGATGAGGAAAGAGGGAGTAGGGATGTATCAAATGGACAAAATGA is from Vitis riparia cultivar Riparia Gloire de Montpellier isolate 1030 chromosome 10, EGFV_Vit.rip_1.0, whole genome shotgun sequence and encodes:
- the LOC117922999 gene encoding uncharacterized protein LOC117922999, coding for MNNNGFPYQSHGTGYMRGLALNNPTIPPQWEKKQETGVGTSVMGHDQSLPYRQEAGKGMQLKLSSYIMFNDLLKSSKASQESKAKGKAWADVLGCKSSNGDYRYGDSSKAAEKKADGNDKDENGISLELTLG
- the LOC117923247 gene encoding glycine-rich cell wall structural protein 1-like, which gives rise to MNTKCVAVLVLLGAVLICTIDARRLVRGKGDLVEQKIFFHKLPGCGGGIGGGGGVGFGGGIGKGGGAGFGGGGGFGGGGGGGLGGGGGLGGGSGFGGGAGGGLGKGGGGGFGGGFGGGGGGGGGGGSGGGIAGGGGAGGGGGGGGGGGEGSGHGSGYGAGGGGGIKSGTSGGFGGGGGGGGGGEGSGHGSGYGAGGGGGIKSGTSGGFGGGGGGGGGSGGGGSNNTDGVGFGHGSGYGAGAGFGAGNEGGFTGNQGFAGGGGGGGGEGEGGGGYGSRGGYGHGSGFGGGAGGSDTGGGGGGGGGSGGGGGGSSGGSGHGEGFGAGGGFDASGRGGREAGNGGIGMGFGMGIGFGFGMGSGGGHGVEDSTGNTHP